One window from the genome of Lepisosteus oculatus isolate fLepOcu1 chromosome 25, fLepOcu1.hap2, whole genome shotgun sequence encodes:
- the her9 gene encoding hairy-related 9, translating into MPADTVEKQAACPAAGAPASGAHTPDKPKNASEHRKSSKPIMEKRRRARINESLGQLKTLILDALKKDSSRHSKLEKADILEMTVKHLRNLQRAQMTAVLTADPTVLGKYRAGFNECMNEVTRFLSTCEGVNTEVRSRLLTHLSGCLGQMMAMSYPPPPGQQPAHPAQPLHVQLPPAAAVSGKLSPSEAGSPKVYGGFQLVPATDGQFAFLIPSPAFAGAPTPVIPLYANASASPAHANPAPTVASPVQGMTSFHGVAPAVSPLSVSAGPDSGESVWRPW; encoded by the exons ATGCCGGCTGACACTGTGGAGAAACAGGCTGCCTGTCCGGCCGCCGGGGCTCCGGCCAGCGGCGCTCACACCCCGGACAAGCCGAAGAACGCCAGCGAGCACAGAAAG TCTTCCAAGCCCATCATGGAGAAGCGGCGCAGGGCGCGGATAAACGAGAGTCTCGGGCAGCTCAAGACGCTCATACTGGACGCCCTCAAAAAAGAC AGCTCCCGGCACTCCAAGCTGGAGAAGGCCGACATCCTGGAGATGACGGTGAAGCACCTGCGGAACCTGCAGCGCGCGCAGATGACGG CGGTCCTGACGGCCGACCCCACCGTCCTGGGCAAATACCGCGCGGGCTTCAACGAGTGCATGAACGAGGTGACCCGCTTCCTGTCCACGTGCGAGGGGGTGAACACGGAGGTCCGCTCGCGGCTGCTGACCCACCTGTCCGGCTGCCTGGGCCAGATGATGGCCATGAGCTACCCGCCGCCCCCCGGCCAGCAGCCCGCGCACCCGGCCCAGCCGCTGCATGTCCAGCTGCCGCCCGCCGCCGCCGTGTCCGGCAAGCTGAGCCCCAGCGAGGCGGGCTCGCCCAAGGTGTACGGCGGCTTCCAGCTGGTGCCGGCCACGGACGGCCAGTTCGCCTTCCTCATCCCCAGCCCCGCCTTCGCCGGCGCCCCCACCCCGGTCATCCCCCTGTACGCCAACGCCAGCGCCAGCCCGGCCCACGCCAACCCCGCGCCCACGGTGGCGTCGCCGGTCCAGGGGATGACCTCCTTCCACGGGGTGGCGCCGGCGGTCAGCCCGCTCAGCGTCAGCGCCGGGCCGGACAGCGGCGAGTCCGTCTGGCGGCCCTGGTAG